Proteins co-encoded in one Pseudomonas fluorescens genomic window:
- a CDS encoding response regulator, with protein sequence MSDHDILSDAEREALSAVMLEPDLPPQRVLIVDDDKDARELLSEILGLDGIRCLTAASGETALKMLAEKPSIGLVITDLRMGNVDGLELIRQVRESVRAALPIIIVSGDADVKDAIAAMHLSVVDFLLKPIDTAKLLGLVRHELGIEP encoded by the coding sequence ATGTCCGACCACGATATTTTGAGCGACGCCGAGCGGGAAGCGCTCAGCGCTGTAATGCTCGAACCCGATTTGCCACCGCAACGTGTATTGATCGTCGACGACGACAAGGACGCCCGGGAGCTGTTGTCGGAGATTCTCGGATTGGATGGCATTCGCTGCCTGACCGCGGCCAGCGGCGAAACCGCTCTGAAAATGCTCGCGGAAAAACCTTCGATCGGACTGGTGATCACAGACCTGCGCATGGGCAACGTCGATGGTCTGGAGTTGATCCGCCAGGTGCGCGAGTCAGTGCGGGCGGCGTTGCCGATCATCATTGTGTCGGGCGATGCCGACGTGAAGGACGCGATTGCGGCGATGCATTTGAGTGTGGTGGATTTTCTGCTCAAACCGATCGATACCGCCAAATTGCTTGGACTGGTCAGGCATGAGCTGGGCATCGAGCCCTAG
- a CDS encoding putative nucleotidyltransferase substrate binding domain-containing protein, with protein sequence MVMSKADAFTQAGKTAVLQNIQGTLQFLQRFPPFNQMEHAHLAYLVEQCQLRFYGQGESIIKPADGPVEHFYIVKQGRVVGERPHTAKGGTETTFEITTGECFPLAALLGERATRTEHLAGEDTFCLQLNKLAFIKLFALSNTFRDFALRGVSSLLDQVNQQVQQKAVETLGTQYSLNTRLGELAMRHPVTCSPSTPLREAVKLMHEQQVGSIVAVDEHKAPLGIFTLRDLRHVVAEGVGDFSEPIERHMTHSPFYLSPDHSAFDAAIAMTERHIAHVCLVKDQRLCGVVSERDLFSLQRVDLVHLARTIRSAQRVEQLVTLRGEIGQLVERMLAHGASSTQITHIITLLNDHTVCRVIELTLVEKGDPGVPFSWLCFGSEGRREQTLHTDQDNGILFEARDAAHAAEIRGKLLPIAQQINNSLAQCGFTLCKGNIMAGNPQLCLSRAEWARRFAAFIREATPENLLGSSIYFDLRVVWGDEQGCEQLRRGILDQVGDNRLFQRMMAENALRNRPPVGRFREFVLTKKNGEKATLDLKIQGLTPFVDGARLLALANGIDANNTLERFRQLVDKEVIDRLDGAAYEEAYHFIQQTRMQQHQLQTRENLPYSNRVDPDSLNHLDRRILRESLRQAQRLQSSLTLRYQL encoded by the coding sequence ATGGTTATGAGTAAAGCGGACGCCTTCACCCAGGCAGGGAAAACCGCGGTGTTGCAGAACATTCAGGGCACTTTGCAATTCCTCCAGCGCTTCCCCCCTTTCAATCAAATGGAACACGCCCACCTGGCCTATCTGGTGGAGCAATGCCAGCTGCGCTTCTATGGTCAGGGCGAGAGCATCATCAAGCCCGCCGACGGGCCGGTCGAACACTTCTACATCGTCAAGCAGGGCCGGGTGGTCGGTGAGCGCCCACACACGGCCAAGGGCGGCACCGAAACCACGTTTGAAATCACCACCGGTGAGTGTTTTCCCCTCGCCGCGCTGCTCGGCGAACGGGCGACCCGCACCGAGCATCTGGCCGGCGAAGACACCTTCTGCCTGCAACTGAACAAACTGGCGTTCATCAAGCTGTTCGCCCTCTCCAATACCTTCCGCGACTTCGCCCTTCGCGGGGTCAGCAGCCTGCTGGATCAGGTCAACCAGCAAGTCCAGCAGAAAGCCGTGGAAACCCTCGGCACCCAATACTCGCTGAACACCCGCCTGGGCGAATTGGCGATGCGCCATCCAGTGACCTGCAGCCCTTCCACCCCTCTGCGCGAAGCGGTGAAGCTGATGCATGAACAACAGGTCGGCAGCATCGTCGCGGTGGATGAACACAAGGCGCCGCTGGGGATTTTCACCCTGCGCGATCTGCGGCATGTCGTGGCTGAAGGGGTTGGCGATTTCAGCGAGCCGATCGAACGCCACATGACGCACTCGCCGTTCTATCTGTCGCCGGATCACAGCGCCTTCGACGCGGCGATTGCCATGACCGAAAGGCACATCGCCCACGTGTGCCTGGTCAAGGATCAGCGCCTGTGCGGCGTGGTTTCCGAACGGGATCTGTTTTCGCTGCAGCGGGTCGATCTGGTGCACCTGGCCCGGACCATCCGCAGCGCCCAGCGAGTCGAGCAACTGGTGACCCTGCGCGGCGAGATCGGCCAACTGGTGGAACGCATGCTCGCTCACGGCGCGTCCTCGACCCAGATCACCCACATCATCACCCTGCTCAACGATCACACCGTGTGCCGGGTGATCGAACTGACCCTCGTCGAGAAAGGCGACCCCGGCGTGCCATTCAGCTGGTTGTGTTTCGGCAGCGAAGGCCGGCGCGAGCAGACCCTGCACACCGATCAGGACAACGGCATTCTGTTCGAAGCCCGGGATGCGGCCCACGCGGCGGAGATTCGCGGCAAACTGCTGCCGATTGCCCAGCAGATCAACAACAGCCTGGCGCAATGCGGCTTCACCCTGTGCAAGGGCAACATCATGGCCGGCAATCCTCAGCTATGTCTGTCCCGTGCCGAATGGGCCCGACGGTTTGCCGCGTTCATTCGCGAGGCGACGCCGGAGAACCTGTTGGGTTCCAGCATCTATTTCGACCTGCGGGTGGTCTGGGGTGATGAACAGGGTTGCGAGCAATTGCGCCGGGGGATTCTCGATCAGGTCGGCGACAATCGCCTGTTCCAGCGGATGATGGCCGAGAACGCCTTGCGCAACCGTCCGCCGGTTGGGCGTTTCCGTGAGTTCGTGCTGACGAAAAAGAACGGCGAGAAAGCCACGCTGGACCTGAAGATCCAGGGCCTGACCCCGTTTGTCGACGGTGCGCGCCTGCTCGCGCTGGCCAACGGCATCGACGCCAACAACACCCTCGAACGCTTCCGCCAGCTTGTGGATAAAGAAGTCATCGACCGACTGGATGGCGCCGCGTACGAAGAGGCGTATCACTTCATCCAGCAGACGCGCATGCAGCAGCATCAACTGCAGACCCGGGAAAACCTGCCGTATTCGAACCGGGTCGATCCCGACAGCCTCAATCATCTGGACCGGCGCATCCTGCGCGAATCCCTGCGCCAGGCCCAGCGCCTGCAAAGCAGCCTGACCTTGCGGTATCAGCTATGA